In the genome of Impatiens glandulifera chromosome 6, dImpGla2.1, whole genome shotgun sequence, the window aaattataaaaaaatataaatcacgcaaacttagtgactaacgctaatatatattcgaTAATTAAACGACGAAAATAAAACAGCATCGACGACGACAATATATGGCGGTTGAGAGGTGTGGACAACTAGAGAAAGGGGAAAATGAAATAGGGATTATGGATTTAATGTAGGGATCTAATAGGAGGcccatgataatttaatatataatatgtaataagttatataatatataataaaaataaataataaaaatgaattcggttttcggtttggttttcgagttaaaacttaaactcgaaaaccaaacagaaaaccgtatttgaattcgaatcggtttaaaattcgatttgaaAACCTTAAAtgtaattcgaattcggtttattcgaaaccgaattcggtcggatattcggttcagactaaatattgaacacccctagtcCCGACGGGTAGGGTACTCGAAGGAACTAAACTGATCGGTTCGGATAATTTACTTGCTTTTCAGTTTTGACTAATTCGGGTCGGAAACCGATCGGTTCCGATTCGGGTCTGGCCCGATTCGATTCCGAATACTCGAAAGAAATTtcgataattaaaaatattttttttcattcattgaCCTAGCATCAGAcgctttttttttcatttttgttggCCACGTCCGTTTCCATAATTCCATTTTTACATCCTGAATACTTAACTTAGAATGAAacgttagaaaaaaaaactgaaaataagaGAGAATAAGAGACGGAAGAAACAAAAATGGATGTTAGGtcagagaatatatatattttttaatatatatattttaaaatattatttatttgtagattgtttgttttattttatttaatataatatttataattatttttattaaatatttttttaaagcttaaaacaaatgaattatatttttaatgtatcatctaataatttaaaatattgttctatttcatcaaaattatgtttaaacaggtaaaatctaaaaatatattaactttataaaattagttaaataaacaaaaaggaaattgtttaaaaaaatgggtCCGATCAGGTTAGGTCTGGTCTGGTTTTAGATACCCATTGGTTTCAAACCGATATTTCGAGTAATttaaatactcaattttttcTGGGTAAAATCGGGTCTGGTTCAGTTCGGGTTCGAATCGGATCCCCGTAACCCGGAAATTTGCCGTGcctaatttttcattaattatttgttaaaatattctaatgacCTATTTTTAAATCtgattaaatatcatttaaaaaaaacagtcatatctttttaaattttatcatttataaaattatctataaaaataaaaatttctcaATAATCACCTCCCAAACCAtcctcaaaaataaaatagattatttgctgaatatttttatttgtcttatttcaattaatacttttaaatcaTGGATCAGTTAAAGTTGGTTGTGATGTAAAAAAAGGGACAATAAAATTGCTtcttattatagaaaaaatatgtaCATCCCTATTCAGTTTATTACATGACTTGACTAACACATTTTACCAAGGTTTTAAAATATGCAGTTTTATCGGCGGTTTAACCAGTTCGACCGCAAAACGGTTTATTGAGCGGTTCAAGTTTGTCTTCAAAACAGTCACTTTTCGAACTGGTCAAAATCCGGTCCGACTGTCTGGTTTAACATGAAAAACAAACTGTTTTTTCCGATTTTTTTCCGATTAGAATGGtaattatataaagtttatataattattattataataatatttaatttatttttgtcattattaTGACTCATTACTTTTGCTTTTAGCCTTTTACACTGTAAACaacaagagaaagaagaaatctGTTGAAGACGAAGGAGAAAACTTGAAGAAGAAAGATGGTTGTTCTTTACACGACTATCTATTTTTTTCCTTAACTCGCGACTATTCTTCAGATCTTCGACTGTTCTTCGGATCTACGTTTGTTCGTCAAATTTACGGTTGTTCTTCAAATCTTCGGTAAGTTTATCAGTTTTTGTAGTATTTCCGATAATTGGTTAGTTTATCATTTACAAGCAGCAAGCAAATCAATAATATAGGACTGATGTATTTGGATTTAGAAGGAATTAAATCCTAAGAATTAGGATTCTTCAATTAGGTTTTTTAGTTTAGGTATTGTATAATTAAGGTTCTTCAATGTGATGTGtgagttttttaatttaggtacGGTATAATTAGGGTTCTTCAATGTGATGTGTAAGGAATTATAGATGTTTGGTGTgattgttattttgattgtagggaattatgaaaaattggtgttattgttgtttttgaatattttgattgTAAGGAATTATAGATATTTGGTGGGATTGTTATATTGATTGTAGGGAATTATGgttatttgttaatttgatcGTAAGGAATTATGGATATTtggtataatataaatttaattgataattattaaatttaattagtatttaattaattatttttttatatgtctaactaatttatatatataattgatgtattaatatatttaaatttatttaaaaaaaaaaaatcgggtCAGACGAagtacaacaaaaaaaaatcggGTCGATGACCCCTTGCAATTTACTATGGGCCtcaatagtttattattattattttttaaaagaaaaaaaacattttatcattattaatataataacgtAATTTAACTTTAGCAAcaaagtaataaataatttaaaatattataaaaatatcaatgaGAGTAGCTATttctgaaaatatttatatgtatttttatacattttttatttctatttttaggCTATTTAAGAGATAGAgatgtgatttttttaattaaaaataatcaaacttgTATTAAGAATTACTATTTTCAATTGAATTATCCTATtgatttaataatgaattatttatctttatttattttatataatattcatatatttttattaataaatatataaacaacttcaaattttattttcaataagagtttattttgggttatttaaataatttagagggagaaaaaaaataataatggtatGTTTGTAgaatatgataattatttttggtaaaaaaaattaaaatatattaatatatagaaataaaataaaaataataatttaaaattaaaggtattttaatattttggttaataatttgagtaatgtaacaaataaaaaggaaatgaaataatatttgattttgtttgtgttattaaaataactcaaacttatcgttattttttttatattttataaatataatatcataaaataataataaatattcagtTTTTATCCTAAAACACCAACAACATAAtaacaaagaaattaataattttatttatttaaatactaaaattactttttaattttattaccttTCTAAATTACTGTGTTCTCACAAACTATATTTTCTAAAGTTAAAGGATAAATTAgtcttaaaattataaaatttaattttaaaaaagaattcaaataaaaaaaaaaaaagaccgTTTCTTTCTTAAACAAGTCCAAagtagttattattattttatattacaaaaacgttatttaatataaaaaaatttattatgtgTTTGGACTAATTTGTCGGTgacttaagaaaataaaaacaaaatttaaatgagTCTGAAACTATATAtggaattcaaataaaaattgaaaagtagaagaagaagaagtcacTAGAAATCTGTCACATCTCCCCTCACTTTAATTCATACACAGCCAGccatgcaaatttaaataaagggGACCAAACCTAGTTCAATCTCATAAATGGAAATTTTTTGACAAAATAACCATAATAATGACATTGTCCTGGATCATTTCCccaaaaatgtattttatttattaagtcaTTTCGTCACACATATATCAAAAATACCtataatctctctctctctctctctaatcTTCTATAACCGCGATGGGCTTATCTCAAGAAACCGACGAACCACTGTCGCCGTCGGGAAGAATGTTCCTGCGGCCAGAATTCGATCAAATAATTCACTGCGTTATCGGCTTCGATTGTGAAATTGACGTCGAAGCAATTAAACTCGAAATGGGAAAATCCGCCATGGTTCAACACCCAAGATTCTCCAGTCTCTTCATCCGTGACCGCCACGGCCGTGAGCGGTGGCGCAAGGTCCAAGTCGATATCGACCGCCACTTCATCGTTCACGAAGGACCCATCGTCGGAGACTCTGTTTCCGATAACATCATCACAGACGAAGATTCAGTCAACAATTACATCGCTGATCTCTCTGTTTCATCTCCTCTCGACACCGATAAACCTCTATGGGAATATCATTTTCTCAAGGCTCATAAATGCGCCGTCCTGCGCTTGCACCATTCACTTGGGGATGGAATTTCGCTTATGTCTCTGTTCTTAGCTTGTTGCCGGCGATATGACGATCCTTCTCAATTACCCACCATCTTAACAGCCGGCCCCCCCGGGGAAAGATCCAAGGGGTTGAATCCTTGGAAGGGGTTGTGGAAATTAGCTATGGCGGCGTGGCTGACGGTTTTATATGTGTTTGAATTAGGAATgagaattttgtttttgaaggACAAGAAGACGATCCTGAGCGGCGGCAATGGCGTTGAACTATGGCCGAGGAAGATTGCTACGGCGAAGTTAATCCTGGAAGACATGAAAGTTGTTAAAAAATCCATCGCCAATTCTGTAAGTTAAAATCTTAGTTAGGTTTTAATCAAAACAGAGCAGCCTGTAATAAATTTAACGGCCACTTATTTGCATTTGCAGACTATTAATGACGTTCTAATGGCGGTGATCTCCTCCGGCTTGTCCAAATATCTTAAACTCCGATCTCCAAATGGTAATGAACCCATATAATTATCCTTAATTATATGGCCGCCGGCTGCCGGCCACTGATTATATCTCTCTCTTGCAGCTCTGCCGGAGGGACACCGTATTACCGGCGTTGCCTTTGTTAACCTGAGGAAACAGCCTGGCCAGTTGGTTagtcttcaaaaaaaaaaaaaaaccctaatatattttattggatgtttaataatttattaatccattgttattatattattaacaaataagctgattttttgttttttaagtttATCATTACACCCATCTCATGCAAATATGttgaataagtttttttttttttttttttttttattagttaaaatttggtttatattaagtttttttggctttaatttatttagtagATTGGAACTAGATAAAAAATTGCGTTTAGATGTTGGACAACAAATTATTACACAAATCTTAAAGACCAATTTATAATCCCAACTAAatgtaattttgtattttttatgttttggccGGGTTTGATAGGAGCTTTCCCAATTGATGAAAAGCAAGTCAAAGTCAGGATCGTGGTGGGGAAACAAAATCGGCATTGTTCTTCTGCCGTTTGGATACCAAGTAGGTGGAACCACCACCGATCCGTTGCAAAGCTTGCGATGGGCCAAGGCGATGGTCGATAAAAAGAAGCTCTCATTGGAGTCTTTATTCTCCCACAAATTCGGAGTTCTTTTCATGTCTTGTTTTGGACCAAAGGTaacgaattaattaattaattattgatctactatatatataaatgttaataatttatttaatttgtgggGGACTTTGATGATATATATAGGTGGCGACTAGTGTGATTAGAAGAGTTATAAACAACACGACGTTCACAATATCGAATGTGGTTGGACCACAGGAAGTAGTAACGCTTGCTGGCCACAAAATAGCATACATTAGAGTCAACATTTCTAGTTTCTCCCACGTATTTAACAATTGTCTCTATTCATTTACGTACGTACCTATATATTGTAACCGACGTACGtccaattattaatttcatttatttatttcttatccAAGGCGATTTCGATGCATATGGTGAGCTATGCTGGCAAAGCCGACATTCAAATATTGGCGGCTAAAGATATCATACCCGACCCACAAGTGCTAGCTAGCTACTTTGAAAGCTCACTACAAGAAATGAAGAAAGCTGCAATTGATCAAATTCGCATAagggaatgaagagaatatcaaacaaacaattgctgtttttttttaaacagatATGttgtctttaaaaataatatatttatatatataaataaatgatgctatatagaaattaattaaatataatgtaaaaaaaaaaaaaaaaaaaaacgatatCACCATAATATAATGTTGATTCGATCTATTTGCTTAGtacatttatcttaaaacagttttatcGTCTCCCTTACTGGAGTATATATATCGCAGATGACTGTCTCTCATgatacaacgaatctagtagtaaTTCAGCACCAGAACTATTACGCAGCGAACATAACAAAGTATCTAAATCAATTACCGTTTTCAACGGAGATATAGTGAATCAAGAACTCGAAAAACACTCGATTAATTGGAAATCTCAAAGAACACTCATATGAgtaaagaactcgaagaacactcatgattaaacaaataatttcgAATTCTAAAGaaataatgaaatgagtgaagaAGAGATATACGAAGAGTTCCAACATGATGTGATATATATAGCTGGAAATTAAACAATcacaacaaatttatttatcaatccaACGGTTGATAATAAATTCAACGACTGCCATTTCAAGACTTTTGACATTTCTAGACTCGTGTCATACGATCTTATCCATTAACCTTTGATCTTATCAATTGACATTAAATTTCACcaaatatttacatttaaattttgaatttatatttatttgaatgaaattacatttaatttatttatctaaattttaattttcatttaattaatggaattagtttaaaattccaacaattcCAACAATTCCCcacattaataaaaattgaaagattaacctggtgaaaagtttaatatttgaattttacgTACATAAAATAGGTATGTGTAATCATTTGAATCTTCttttatgaaagtatataactttattagTCGATTAGTAGAGTCGATGTTCTTGAACTATTTTGTCATTTGtataaacgattacacactttcacatttaattctccctaatacatgtcaagctATTATGcttgtgtccgttttggccatggaacacgcgttTGATTCTGTGAGAGAGTCTAGAATTGAGCCTTGCAATTCATTCGAAGCGGCctcacttctccctcacataagtgacctctttgctcacaaataatcattaaaagCAATACGCgcgcttatcctcgtcaaaatatatattgttttgttataggattaatcTTCAACAATAATCTTTCAAGTTAGTAtgattaggttgt includes:
- the LOC124941125 gene encoding wax ester synthase/diacylglycerol acyltransferase 11-like, with protein sequence MGLSQETDEPLSPSGRMFLRPEFDQIIHCVIGFDCEIDVEAIKLEMGKSAMVQHPRFSSLFIRDRHGRERWRKVQVDIDRHFIVHEGPIVGDSVSDNIITDEDSVNNYIADLSVSSPLDTDKPLWEYHFLKAHKCAVLRLHHSLGDGISLMSLFLACCRRYDDPSQLPTILTAGPPGERSKGLNPWKGLWKLAMAAWLTVLYVFELGMRILFLKDKKTILSGGNGVELWPRKIATAKLILEDMKVVKKSIANSTINDVLMAVISSGLSKYLKLRSPNALPEGHRITGVAFVNLRKQPGQLELSQLMKSKSKSGSWWGNKIGIVLLPFGYQVGGTTTDPLQSLRWAKAMVDKKKLSLESLFSHKFGVLFMSCFGPKVATSVIRRVINNTTFTISNVVGPQEVVTLAGHKIAYIRVNISSFSHAISMHMVSYAGKADIQILAAKDIIPDPQVLASYFESSLQEMKKAAIDQIRIRE